Proteins co-encoded in one Papaver somniferum cultivar HN1 chromosome 5, ASM357369v1, whole genome shotgun sequence genomic window:
- the LOC113284113 gene encoding BRCA1-associated RING domain protein 1-like isoform X2, with translation MEENQNPVNGNDGDSTSTLKWRIENVSKLDEENHFSPIFVIGPHKWCLVAFRRGCNVNGYLSVYVVALECKNSRYAKFSLAIIDQTNNENTLRKDTEGEMIQFTDDENDWGFDEFIQLKELEDPSNGFIVNDVCIVEAELRITSTQESKEKRGTDEIMESDEEKDPVTLLASTSCLDNASAFICAFCQTSKVSEDSGSMLRFSNGKEVEEDKVSGPNVIHVHQICLMWAPQVYYVGETLQNLELEVVRGSKLKCSCCGLKGAALGCFEHSCKNTYHFPCAFGTSDCRWYNEGYLILCPSHSDTKFPHEKTKKRKKLAMDNSSAVHRKSWQATAGSKLVLCGSSLSAEEKHLLANFAKISCVTISENMKPNVTHLIASTDEKGACRRTFRYLKAILDGKWVLKIDWIKACTEAMDLVDEEPYEVEVDIDGCRDGPRNGRLRASKGAPKLFNGLHFHFSGEFVPLYKKSLEELVLYAGARVLTKNTLLSQSSDEGECSSTTLVVYDFDEEVSFTVLLERRREAEDLAKQSKSVVIGHTWILESLAALKLEPLPRRHDL, from the exons ATGGAAG AAAATCAGAATCCAGTTAACGGCAACGACGGGGATTCGACTTCCACATTGAAATGGAGGATTGAGAATGTGTCTAAACTGGATGAGGAAAATCATTTCTCTCCGATTTTCGTTATAGGTCCTCATAAATG GTGTTTAGTGGCTTTTCGTAGAGGGTGCAATGTCAACGGTTACTTATCGGTCTATGTGGTTGCTCTTGAGTGCAAGAATTCGCGATATGCCAAATTCAGTTTGGCTATCATAGATCAAACTAATAACGAGAACACATTGAGAAAAG ATACAGAAGGCGAGATGATCCAGTTCACTGACGATGAAAATGATTGGGGTTTTGATGAATTCATACAATTAAAGGAACTCGAAGATCCAAGCAATGGGTTTATTGTGAATGATGTTTGTATTGTTGAAGCTGAATTACGTATAACCTCAACACAAGAATCTAAAGAG AAGCGGGGGACTGATGAAATCATGGAATCCGATGAGGAGAAAGATCCAGTTACCTTACTAGCTAGTACTTCATGTCTGGATAACGCCTCAGCATTTATCTGTGCATTTTGTCAAACCTCTAAAGTATCAGag GATTCTGGATCAATGTTGCGTTTTTCCAATGGAAAAGAAGTTGAAGAGGATAAGGTATCTGGACCAAATGTGATACATGTTCACCAAATATGCTTAATGTG GGCTCCTCAAGTGTATTACGTTGGTGAGACTCTTCAGAACTTGGAGCTGGAGGTGGTCAGGGGTTCTAAGCTCAAATGCAGTTGTTGCGGGTTAAAGGGCGCAGCTCTTGGATGCTTTGAACACTCCTGCAAGAATACATATCATTTCCCTTGTGCATTTGGGACTTCTGATTGCCGGTGGTATAAT GAAGGTTATCTAATTTTATGTCCCAGCCATTCTGATACGAAGTTTCCAcatgagaaaacaaaaaaaagaaagaagctaGCAATGGACAATTCTTCAGCAGTTCACAG AAAGAGCTGGCAAGCAACGGCTGGTAGTAAACTGGTTCTCTGCGGGTCTTCCCTTTCAGCAGAAGAGAAG CATCTGTTGGCCAACTTTGCTAAAATATCCTGTGTAACCATTTCCGAAAACATGAAACCAAATGTGACCCATTTGATTGCATCTACTGATGAGAAGGGTGCTTGCCGCCGCACTTTTAGATATCTAAAGGCCATCTTAGATGGGAAATGGGTTCTCAAAATAGATT GGATTAAAGCATGCACAGAAGCAATGGATCTTGTCGATGAAGAGCCTTATGAAGTTGAAGTTGATATTGATGGATGTCGAGATGGGCCACGGAATGGTAGACTTCGAGCCAGTAAAGGG GCGCCAAAACTGTTCAATGGCCTACACTTCCATTTCAGTGGCGAGTTTGTTCCTTTATACAAAAAATCCCTTGAAGAACTAGTCTTATATGCCGGAGCTAGAGTATTAACAAAGAACACTTTACTCTCACAGAGTAGTGATGAAGGAGAATGCTCTTCAACGACTTTGGTTGTTTACGACTTCGACGAGGAAGTGTCATTTACGGTTCTTCTGGAAAGGCGCAGAGAAGCAGAAGATCTTGCTAAGCAATCTAAATCTGTTGTTATTGGGCATACATGGATACTAGAATCACTAGCAGCTTTAAAATTAGAACCACTTCCTCGACGACATGACCTGTAA
- the LOC113284113 gene encoding BRCA1-associated RING domain protein 1-like isoform X1 has protein sequence MEVENQNPVNGNDGDSTSTLKWRIENVSKLDEENHFSPIFVIGPHKWCLVAFRRGCNVNGYLSVYVVALECKNSRYAKFSLAIIDQTNNENTLRKDTEGEMIQFTDDENDWGFDEFIQLKELEDPSNGFIVNDVCIVEAELRITSTQESKEKRGTDEIMESDEEKDPVTLLASTSCLDNASAFICAFCQTSKVSEDSGSMLRFSNGKEVEEDKVSGPNVIHVHQICLMWAPQVYYVGETLQNLELEVVRGSKLKCSCCGLKGAALGCFEHSCKNTYHFPCAFGTSDCRWYNEGYLILCPSHSDTKFPHEKTKKRKKLAMDNSSAVHRKSWQATAGSKLVLCGSSLSAEEKHLLANFAKISCVTISENMKPNVTHLIASTDEKGACRRTFRYLKAILDGKWVLKIDWIKACTEAMDLVDEEPYEVEVDIDGCRDGPRNGRLRASKGAPKLFNGLHFHFSGEFVPLYKKSLEELVLYAGARVLTKNTLLSQSSDEGECSSTTLVVYDFDEEVSFTVLLERRREAEDLAKQSKSVVIGHTWILESLAALKLEPLPRRHDL, from the exons ATGGAAG TAGAAAATCAGAATCCAGTTAACGGCAACGACGGGGATTCGACTTCCACATTGAAATGGAGGATTGAGAATGTGTCTAAACTGGATGAGGAAAATCATTTCTCTCCGATTTTCGTTATAGGTCCTCATAAATG GTGTTTAGTGGCTTTTCGTAGAGGGTGCAATGTCAACGGTTACTTATCGGTCTATGTGGTTGCTCTTGAGTGCAAGAATTCGCGATATGCCAAATTCAGTTTGGCTATCATAGATCAAACTAATAACGAGAACACATTGAGAAAAG ATACAGAAGGCGAGATGATCCAGTTCACTGACGATGAAAATGATTGGGGTTTTGATGAATTCATACAATTAAAGGAACTCGAAGATCCAAGCAATGGGTTTATTGTGAATGATGTTTGTATTGTTGAAGCTGAATTACGTATAACCTCAACACAAGAATCTAAAGAG AAGCGGGGGACTGATGAAATCATGGAATCCGATGAGGAGAAAGATCCAGTTACCTTACTAGCTAGTACTTCATGTCTGGATAACGCCTCAGCATTTATCTGTGCATTTTGTCAAACCTCTAAAGTATCAGag GATTCTGGATCAATGTTGCGTTTTTCCAATGGAAAAGAAGTTGAAGAGGATAAGGTATCTGGACCAAATGTGATACATGTTCACCAAATATGCTTAATGTG GGCTCCTCAAGTGTATTACGTTGGTGAGACTCTTCAGAACTTGGAGCTGGAGGTGGTCAGGGGTTCTAAGCTCAAATGCAGTTGTTGCGGGTTAAAGGGCGCAGCTCTTGGATGCTTTGAACACTCCTGCAAGAATACATATCATTTCCCTTGTGCATTTGGGACTTCTGATTGCCGGTGGTATAAT GAAGGTTATCTAATTTTATGTCCCAGCCATTCTGATACGAAGTTTCCAcatgagaaaacaaaaaaaagaaagaagctaGCAATGGACAATTCTTCAGCAGTTCACAG AAAGAGCTGGCAAGCAACGGCTGGTAGTAAACTGGTTCTCTGCGGGTCTTCCCTTTCAGCAGAAGAGAAG CATCTGTTGGCCAACTTTGCTAAAATATCCTGTGTAACCATTTCCGAAAACATGAAACCAAATGTGACCCATTTGATTGCATCTACTGATGAGAAGGGTGCTTGCCGCCGCACTTTTAGATATCTAAAGGCCATCTTAGATGGGAAATGGGTTCTCAAAATAGATT GGATTAAAGCATGCACAGAAGCAATGGATCTTGTCGATGAAGAGCCTTATGAAGTTGAAGTTGATATTGATGGATGTCGAGATGGGCCACGGAATGGTAGACTTCGAGCCAGTAAAGGG GCGCCAAAACTGTTCAATGGCCTACACTTCCATTTCAGTGGCGAGTTTGTTCCTTTATACAAAAAATCCCTTGAAGAACTAGTCTTATATGCCGGAGCTAGAGTATTAACAAAGAACACTTTACTCTCACAGAGTAGTGATGAAGGAGAATGCTCTTCAACGACTTTGGTTGTTTACGACTTCGACGAGGAAGTGTCATTTACGGTTCTTCTGGAAAGGCGCAGAGAAGCAGAAGATCTTGCTAAGCAATCTAAATCTGTTGTTATTGGGCATACATGGATACTAGAATCACTAGCAGCTTTAAAATTAGAACCACTTCCTCGACGACATGACCTGTAA
- the LOC113278387 gene encoding uncharacterized protein LOC113278387, which yields MESGHSGMKFAHEETENGKKLVKENSLAVQRSNWDKSGGVPESSVSRIDGQPIPHVSTAVPVKPKPSPLVSAAVSVTPKTFKESDGYRKYSISEIKERYHLDERFEVEFIEGEDKLTDALVKNFPCDKDNLLIAVGQLEAGLRLPLYYPENPFYYEVLSQRADKRGIFQYNGNFFRFLRECRKRSKGCTGITSEVPKFRREDYTATNFNWTWADNTMGRNRFPWCVGPRRIPYSQDQDFSGKAELLPEYKRKKRFGMVRLDHDEQWFRTPLRIKGPWVMGWLTSGDPRTSFEKFYPPYEPWTLNMVASGEVTSVTVPDDTDGTDTDGDDPAWTTPLVHLKRKPAPGDQNVEDTSVERSRPDRLDVQSSSKNSEDLEIPNVVDAPFVNSGVLDSEARDEFRSTTMGLAEIEAFFQEFAHESTFSSVAKFVEQCPKLYDLYLLYHNKCKDLEREKDLLVSEVHDLKSRMQGLVTREEADAALAKQIEATNSSVQEHLAIANARIQELESLNRAQSLELATRAERAQEIIKLAEGL from the exons ATGGAATCCGGCCATTCTGGTATGAAGTTTGCAcacgaggaaaccgaaaacggAAAGAAGCTAGTGAAGGAAAATTCTTTAGCTGTTCAAAG gTCTAACTGGGATAAAAGTGGAGGTGTTCCAGAATCTTCCGTGTCTAGAATTGACGGTCAGCCAATTCCTCATGTTTCTACTGCAGTTCCTGTTAAACCCAAGCCGAGTCCTCTTGTTTCTGCTGCAGTTTCAGTTACACCCAAGACGTTCAAGGAATCAGATGGTTACCGGAAGTATTCCATTAGTGAAATTAAAGAGAGGTATCATCTTGATGAAAGATTCGAGGTGGAGTTCATCGAAGGTGAAGATAAGCTGACTGACGCACTTGTCAAGAATTTTCCTTGCGACAAAGACAACCTATTGATTGCGGTCGGTCAGTTGGAGGCCGGTCTACGTTTACCTCTGTACTACCCGGAAAATCCTTTCTATTATGAGGTATTGAGTCAACGTGCTGATAAGAGGGGCATTTTTCAGTACAACGGCAATTTCTTTCGCTTTCTACGGGAATGCCGCAAACGTAGTAAGGGCTGCACTGGGATAACATCTGAAGTTCCTAAGTTTCGTCGCGAGGATTACACGGCTACCAACTTCAACTGGACTTGGGCTGATAACACAATGGGGAGGAACCGGTTTCCTTGGTGTGTCGGCCCTCGCCGCATCCCATATAGCCAGGATCAGGATTTCTCCGGTAAAGCCGAGCTCCTTCCTGAGTACAAGAGGAAAAAGCGGTTTGGTATGGTGCGACTTGATCATGACGAACAGTGGTTCCGCACTCCCTTGCGTATTAAGGGTCCTTGGGTGATGGGCTGGTTAACTTCTGGAGATCCCCGCACCAGCTTTGAGAAATTCTATCCTCCTTACGAGCCATGGACTCTAAACATGGTTGCTAGTGGTGAAGTG ACTTCTGTAACTGTTCCTGATGATACTGATGGGACTGACACAGATGGTGATGATCCCGCTTGGACGACACCTCTTGTTCATCTGAAGCGAAAGCCTGCCCCTGGTGACCAGAATGTTGAG GATACAAGTGTGGAAAGGTCTCGTCCTGATAGATTGGATGTCCAGTCTTCTAGTAAGAATTCTGAAGATCTGGAGATCCCCAATGTTGTCGACGCTCCTTTTGTGAACTCGGGTGTTCTTGATTCTGAAGCCAGGGATGAGTTCCGTTCCACGACCATGGGTTTAGCCGAGATAGAGGCTTTCTTTCAGGAATTTGCTCATGAGTCTACCTTCTCATCT GTTGCTAAATTTGTGGAGCAATGCCCTAAGTTGTACGACTTGTACCTGCTTTACCATAACAAATGCAAGGATCTTGAGAGGGAGAAGGATTTGCTGGTGTCAGAGGTTCACGATCTTAAGTCGCGGATGCAGGGATTGGTCACTCGTGAGGAGGCAGACGCTGCGCTCGCTAAACAAATTGAAGCCACTAATAGTA GTGTCCAAGAGCATCTGGCCATTGCGAATGCTAGGATTCAAGAGCTGGAAAGCCTAAACCGCGCTCAATCCCTAGAGCTCGCCACTAGAGCGGAGAGGGCCCAGGAAATTATCAAGTTGGCTGAGGGATTATGA